cattaaatgagaccaATCCAGTTGTATTACCAAGAAGACAAAAGCACGCGCACATTAGTTTTTGACTGAAAAGAGTTTGCTAAAGAAGGCACAAtgttcccatcaaaaaaaaaaagaaaaaaaagaagaagaagaagaaggcacaATGTACAATACAGTCGGTTGGGTCATGCGTGTGTCAACGCTTGCTGCCCAAGTTTGACAACTATGGTCCCCTAGGGAAAGGGATTCCCCATTTCctttacacaaaattttattagtaaaaCTGAAAATGGCTCGTGGGTgggaattaaaaaatttaataccaaTCTTGAATTCTAATTATTTCGATTAGTAGAGTTtttgatagttaaataaaaaatttaaaattcaatcttCATTTACACCAAAACCTAATTGAtgttttgatttgataataaaaaacataatcatcaAAAATtgacgtcataagttgaaattttattaacaaaaaaataatcattagGACCACTCATTTTGTGCTACAATTTTGATATAGTTATGATGCTATACTGtaaataataggaaaaaagtTATGAGTTTATGTAAAAGTGATATACAACCAATTATAATATCTCATTTTGCATCAGCTCatgcaaaatttatatatattttagcataagaacttttttttttctattttacatgcTTTTCAACACATCaaatatcatattatttattttacactacatttcgttaaattattaatttttcttgatttttagtACACAATAACCATCATTTACTTTATTCTTTCATCCTCGTGATACAcaaagaaagagtaaaaaaccaaaatgaatagtatcaatgtaaatttatacagTTACGATAACAATCATgtatttttacattattttacaTAGTTAGATATAagtgaattttgaatttgattggttgttttagttttttttttttttttccctctttttatAATATAGTGCtctaagatagaaagaaaaatggaGTAAAGATAAAGGGTGTGAATTTAAAATTAGTGGGAGTCTCCTAGAAAAGAAGATATTAAAAGTCCAGAGTCGCGGACTCTGTTTTACAGCTGTCCTGTTTTGTAAAGTCTCTCTCAAGGAGGAGCAAAAGAGGTTGTCTATACACGAGGGTGCATTAATTTATGTTCTCATAGGACTCTGTATAATTGTTGCACTTCCATCCAGCTTTATTAAATTTGTAACTACCCActgcttcttcttttatttgcatttatatcaattcttttctctctctctctctctctctctctctctctctctcatattttgcATCTTCTATTTATAGACATTGATGAATTACGTATATTCTTcttaaattattttgtgaaaatttatgataatacttcttttttttcaactctttttctttttgctctaTATTTATGACATTTGATATACTGCTAAAGTCTTGGGTCGTGAGTTTTATGATTTTTACGAGGTAGAGTAAAAGCCCTGCCACACCCTGGCtactttaaatttcaaatcctaTTAATAATAGGATAATGAGATggacaaattaataaaaagtaaaatataaattttatcacTAAAATcgaacaacaacaaaatggaCTCAAAATAAGAGGGGAAAATtcctatcaaaaacaaaaaaaaaaaaaggaaaaaaattcagcttagtattttaacaaaattattaatattgatGGTGTTTAGTACTTTAGTGGATCGCCTGGCCTGCacaaatacaaagaaacaaaacactCTCAGTTAGAGGGAAATTCCAAATGACTTTATGTATATGCTATAAATCATTCAATTTGCTTTTGATATGTGGTTTTCTATTAGACCATTCTCATTGGTCCAATAAAATGTTTAGCTAAGTCAGAAGTAAAAGCCCAATTTTTCTATTTCAGCCACACTTTTTACATTGATCTCCATCAGCCTCTATCATTCTTcatttccatttaaatattctttttattctatgCAACAATTTAAAACTTCTAATTCATTCTACATTTCTACCTAACCATGAAGATGAAAAAAACATTAAAGTAGTCTTCGAGCTATATTGTAATATGGAGCCAAATGCATTAAGGTTAAATTGCATATTCGGTCATAAACCTTTGATTTTTGCTTCAAATCATCATTATACTTTAAAATGTTTTCTCTTTAAACCTAATactttcaaattattattttaagatagGTATAATAGGAAAAGAAGAGGTGGGACAAACCACAAACATGAGATACCACAAAGAATACTATTATCAAGAGGTGGGACAAACCACAAACATGAGGTACCACAAAGAATACTATTATCAATGGGTTATTGCTTGAACTCCATCATTTTTTGGTAGATGAAAAATGCTGACATGATAAACAAAATTCATGCCATATCAAAGAATCAACGCCATCAAAGTAGGACAGTAAATGAGTTTAGCTAAGCCGAGTATTAAAAGTTCAAacttgttcatttaattttttttcaaacacgAGCTGAGCTTGAGCTCATTACTAAACAAGATTTTATATTCAAGCTtggctctcttttttttgtctaGTAAGCTCAAGTTTGTTCACGAGCTActtgtttaactttttttttttttcctatatattaTGAAACTATGACCAAAAGTTTTTACCATCTtcacaattttataaatttttactatGAATAGATTATTTATATCATCAATAAGTTACAAATCATAATTTAATATCATATAAATGTATTGACAAATTTATATAATCtaattttaaatctatataaatatatttttagacatgtatacatataaaaatataatattaaatatagttaAATCGAACTCTCATGTTCATGAGCTTGTTCATAAGCACATTATTATGCTTGAGCTTAACTCGTTTAATAATCGAGCCTAAACTTAAGGCTTGAACTTGACTTGTTTTCTAAATAAACGaacataaataagttttttcctGAGTCAAGCTTGAAATGTTAATGAACAGTTTAATTCATTTATAGCCCTCCATTAAAGCGATCTCAATTTTATGAATATTCCATTTACCATGTCAATATTTTCCATACTAAATGATGGTAAAGacatttttaaaacatattaaaGTTAAGGGTgattactaaataaaaattaagttaataatcaaatatgcaatttaacttaaaattataatttacgTTAAACTATATTAACAAAAGTTTAAAATCCTATTCGGATTAAACatattactaaattttttttttttaaataaaaagttaaaaggaagatttttttatatatatactccATTATATCTGCATTGAATGTGTATAAAAAATGTTACTAACACTGTCTTTCAGCCATTGAAATCATTGATCAACccataaaaacaattaaaatcgtGTTGAAAAAGGACCTTTCTTGGAAAGCTCTGGACCTCTGGTGGTCATAATCATTAAGATCCATCGGCAAAAAGTTCAAAATCTCAAAACATCATTCATGGTACACCGATCACCAATGGTCGATGTCACTGCCTACAAAAATGCAGGATGAAAAAATGTGAATACACAAAGTTCACGGACtacaattacaaattttacaaagCATGAGTGCACCATTGAAAAAATCACTTTATTATATTCCCTCAGTCAGCAACCACTCAGAGAAAGTGAGTCAGAGAGTTGCAGAAACGAGTAAACGTATTTAATTTTCACAACCTCCAACCCAACCTCCCCTATATTCTTTACTTTCTTCCTCTGCTTTCCACACTTATTCCAACCCTAGAAGAATTCAAAACTTTAGATGCAAGATGGGTTCACCCCACAAGCCCTATTAACCCATAAACTTTTCTCAAAaccaaaattcatcaaaaacccACTTCACCATGGCCGCTCCATCCATTTCCCGTCACTTTATCACCTTtactttcttcattttcttcttcaagtcaTTAGCTGCAGACCCAAATCCTTCTTTTTCATTCACACAGTTTGAGAAAGATCCAAAATTTGAGTCCAATATCGCTCTTTATGGGGATGCAAAGGTTGTTGATGGTGGGGATGCGGTTCAACTTACCAGTCCGGTGAGTTCAAGTGCTGGGCAAGTCATGTACAAGAAACCCATTAAGCTGAAAGAAGGTAATTCTAGAAATATGGTTTCCTTTTCGACTTACTTCTCGTTCTCTATGTCTGCGGGCAATGGTGATGGTTTAGATTTCTTTATGGTTCCAAGTGGTTTTAATGTTAGTGAGTTTAATGATAGTTCATTTGGAGGCCTTTTAGGATCTGGAAAGAGTAAATTTAAGGTTGTTGCTGTCAAATTTAATACATTAAGTGATGGTAATAATGGTTTGGTTAAGACTCATGTTGGAATTGGTGTGAGTGGCGCTGTATCAGCAAAATTGAGTAATGTGTCAGCTTATAATTTGTCTCGTATTAGTGAAAAAATCCATGCTTGGATAGATTATGAAGCGGGTTCAAGGAGATTAGAGATTAGGTTGAGTCAAAATGGTAGTTTGAGGCCCTCTAGTCCCTTGCTCTCCTACCTAATTGATTTGTCCAAAGTGTTGGAGTATAAGGAAGTTTTTGTGGGCTTTAGCTCGTCAACTGGGAATTCTACAAAGACATGTTTTGTGTACTCATGGagttttaaatttagaaatgtTCCGAATTGGATGCATTCGGAGCCATTGGATCCTAAGGCCATTGCTAAGAACACCAAAGCTTCAATAGTTGAAAAGAGGAGTGATTGTCTGTCGAAAGTGTTGGCTGCAATGATTTTTGGTGCTAGCTGTGGGGCATTGACGGCGTTTACGGTGTTGTATTTGTGGACAATCTTTGGTAGTAAGCGTCCGGTAGTGCCAGAGGAATTTGCCAAGCAGCCCATGGATTGTGAGTACAAGAAAGTCCAAGTAGTTGTAGATAAAGCAGCCATCAAAGATGGTAAGAAGTAGGTGTTCGAGGTATTCTGTTGGATTCTGTGTTGTAAATCAGTGTCTTTTGTACTTGTACTTTCATGTTTTGTTGTATTGTTCTATTTTGGTAATCAAAATTGTCAAAATGTAGTTTTTGTTACATTAACATATTGTCCAATCTGGGGAGCACTGATTTTAACTCTTTAAGTCTGAACtgataaaatgaaatattgtaGGTTTTTTACCCTTTACTCTGTCAACATAACTCATGTAATGCTGTTTAGTTTTGActgttgaagaagaagaagaagaagaaagaaacgaACTTGCTTTGTTCTCAGGAGTCCAAAGGAATATTTTAGAGAAACAATTTTTGAAGTACATTTTTGAGTCacaaaaatttcttttgagATGGCTTGGTTTTTAGACAATAAAAATATCTTTGGTTTAGCCtggttttgttgatggtttCTGCTTGACAGATGGTATAACGGGCAATGTTATCTTCTCATCATTGTCAATTTACTCTGACTAGTAAACAGAACCCAGAACTAATGGTGAGATTGCAATCAACCTGCTGTCTCAATCAAGTTATGTTCAAAAGTTCATAAAGGAATTGGAAATTAAAATCGATGGATTGGAAAGACAAAAGGATTGTCCGATGAGTACGAGAAATGAAAATTCGGTAACATTTAAAGTTTTACGATAGGAATATAAATGTATATTATTaggtaaacaaaataaataaacacttgccaaaaaaaaagtgttccttttaattattttttcataaatacttTTACTGTTAGAATTGAGAATTAAttctgtatattgatgtgtataACTGTACAAGTGACCGCCTTTATATAGGTAAGTGTTGTACAAACATTATGTGTGCAAGCGCAGTACAAGTAATATATGCACGccagacaaataaaataaaatgggcCTAAACACTATCAGGCTTGTACACTTATAGCTCCTTCAAACTCAAAATTGAGGATGAGAGACCAATTTTACTTTGGAAACTAGATCACAGAAGTGTGTTGTAGGATGTGACgatataaaaatgtattttaccTAGCTAATCTTGAGAAGAAGTGGAGATCAGCAAGAGAGAATGGAATGTATCACTAGTGTCTCGTACTCCATCCTAACTAATGGGGAGCCTTCACACACCATTCACCCTAGTAGAGAACTGAGACAAAGGGATCATTTATCTccatatttcttcattctttgcaCTGAGGGTTTGCATGGCTTACTTACTAAAGCAGCTGCTTCTGGTGATATTAGAGGCATATCTATTTGCAAAAATGGACCTAGATTAACCCagttattttttgcagatgatagtttACTTTTCTGCAGAGCTTCAATTTAGGAATACATGCACATCCAAGCCCTTCTCTCTACTTATGAAGAAGCTTCAGGGCAAAAGCTGAATAGAGACAAAGCCACtctattttttagtaaaaacaCAGATAGTGAGATCCAAGATTCCATTAAAGACCTACTAGGTGTTCCTGAAATCAAGcaatataaaaagtatttaGGCTTACCATCTTTTGTGGGAAGAAACAGAAAAGCAAGTTTGGCCTTCATCAAAGAACGGGTTTGGAAGAAGCTTCAAGGATGGAAGGAGAAACTCCTATCCCAAGCTGGGAGGGAAGTTCTTTTAAAGGCGGTGGTGCAAGCCATCCCAACGTATTCTATAAGCTGCTTTAACCTTCCTATTACACTATGCCACGAGATTGAGGCTATGGTtaggaagttttggtggggtcaacaAGGTACTAGAAGGCGCATTCATTGGGTTAAATGGAGTACAATGTGTAGGCCTAAATCTCTTGGTGGCATGGGTTTTCGGGAGCTCCAAAAGTTCAATGACGCTATGCTAGGCAAGCAAGTTTGGCGCTTATTGCAAAATCAAGACTCTCTATTTTTTAAGttcttcaaaacaaaatttttcccTCATGGGACCATTTTTGATGCCAAGGAAAATAAAGGGTCTTTtgcttggaaaagtattttgaAGGGAAGAGATGTCATTAGGTAAGGGTTAAAATGGAGGATAGGGAACGGTTCTAAGGTTCGTATTTTTAGTGATGCTTGGCTGCCTGGACGTCGGCAAGGCAAAGTTATATCCCCTGTTGCAGATGGCCAAGCTAATGTGATGGTTTCTATGTTGATTAATCATGAGAGTATGTGCTGGAAGGAGGACAAGATTGATAGGCTTTTTATACCCGAGGAAGCAGCAACCATCAAGGCCATCCCCCTTAGTTTGTTCGATCGGGAGGACCTTCACTTTTGGCCCCACACTCGTGACGGGGTCTTCTCGGTCAAGTCCGCATACCGCCTACTGTTGGACCAAGCTGAAACAGAGGTCGAAGGCAGCTCAAGTGAGGGGGGAAATCTGAAGGTGTGGAAGTCTATTTGGAGCCTACGAGTACCTAACCGGGTTAAATCCCTTATGTGGTAAGCTAGGACCAACTCTATACCAACGTGGGCTAATCTGGTCAAAAGGCAAGTTTTAAATGATGCTTTATGTCAGGAACGCAAGCTTCACTCAGAGGATACCATGCATGCGCTCTGGTCTTGCCCGAAActaaatgatgcatggaaaGTTCACTTTAATCAATTACAGGCAGACACAGTACACAGCGTCTCCTTCCTCGAAATTATTGACAGAGCCTCACTTGAAAAAACCTCCTTTGATCTTTTTGTCATGATGGTCTCTGCAATTTAGATGCGGCGCAATAAAGTTCGTTTGGGCGAAGCGGCAATTCCACTGGGGCAGATACCTTCCTAGGCCTATGATGCTCTTTAGGAGTTTCATCAGTTGCGCCCTACGCATGCAACAATCCCGAGGACAGCTCGTGCTGTGCGTTGGAGGCCACCCCCTGCAACCTATGTAAAAGCGAACTTCGACGGAGCGATTTTCTCACAGGATGGACTAGCTGGCATCGACATCATAATCCAGAATGAACAAGGATTAGTTATGGCTGCTCTCTTATAACAAATTCCACTACCTACTTCGGTGGAGATGGTGGAAGTGGTAGCGGCTCGCCAGGCTTTGATTTTTGCTAAGGAACTCGGTTTTGACAGGGTGATTGTGGAAGGAGATTTTGCAAGCACTATTACCTCTATTAATGGAGGTCACATGGATCACTCGGCTTTGGGACACGTACTGTTGGatatcaaatatttattttctagctTTTCTTACATTTCAATTAAGCATATTAATAGAGAATGGAACTGTGTGGCACATAAGCTTGCTAGGTGGGCTGCCAGGTTTCCTTTTCTGGTTTGAATGGAGTCTGTTCCACCTAACATTCTTGATGTGTACCAACTTGATTTGTTGAGAATGCAATAATATGATCACTACCCTTGAGGGGATttttctcaacaacaaaaaacaagaaatatgaATAAACAGTTTATAGTCGTATATAAATATATGCCTAAATACATGCCCAAAAAATACATGTATGAATATAAAAACGCACATCCCA
The sequence above is drawn from the Quercus robur chromosome 7, dhQueRobu3.1, whole genome shotgun sequence genome and encodes:
- the LOC126692724 gene encoding L-type lectin-domain containing receptor kinase VIII.2-like, whose protein sequence is MAAPSISRHFITFTFFIFFFKSLAADPNPSFSFTQFEKDPKFESNIALYGDAKVVDGGDAVQLTSPVSSSAGQVMYKKPIKLKEGNSRNMVSFSTYFSFSMSAGNGDGLDFFMVPSGFNVSEFNDSSFGGLLGSGKSKFKVVAVKFNTLSDGNNGLVKTHVGIGVSGAVSAKLSNVSAYNLSRISEKIHAWIDYEAGSRRLEIRLSQNGSLRPSSPLLSYLIDLSKVLEYKEVFVGFSSSTGNSTKTCFVYSWSFKFRNVPNWMHSEPLDPKAIAKNTKASIVEKRSDCLSKVLAAMIFGASCGALTAFTVLYLWTIFGSKRPVVPEEFAKQPMDCEYKKVQVVVDKAAIKDGKK